A window of Castanea sativa cultivar Marrone di Chiusa Pesio chromosome 1, ASM4071231v1 contains these coding sequences:
- the LOC142622254 gene encoding PHD finger protein ALFIN-LIKE 4 has translation MDGGAAYNPRTVEEVFRDFKGRRAGMIKALTTDVDDFYQQCDPEKENLCLYGYPGEQWEVNLPAEEVPPELPEPALGINFARDGMQEKDWLSLVAVHSDAWLLSVAFYFGARFGFDKADRKRLFNMINDLPTIFEVVTGTVKKQVKEKSSVSNHSSNKSKSNSKRGSESQAKYSKTIQSKEEDEEGLEEEDDEEHGETLCGACGENYAADEFWICCDICEKWFHGKCVKITPARAEHIKQYKCPSCSNKRARP, from the exons ATGGACGGCGGTGCAGCTTACAACCCACGTACGGTAGAGGAAGTGTTTAGGGATTTCAAGGGCCGCAGAGCTGGCATGATTAAGGCCCTTACCactg ATGTTGATGACTTTTATCAGCAGTGTGATCCTG AGAAAGAAAATCTTTGCCTTTATGGATATCCCGGTGAGCAGTGGGAAGTCAATTTACCTGCTGAAGAGGTGCCTCCAGAGCTTCCAGAGCCTGCACTAGGTATTAACTTTGCCAGAGATGGGATGCAAGAGAAGGACTGGTTATCCTTGGTTGCTGTCCACAGTGATGCTTGGTTACTTTCTGTGGCCTTTTATTTTGGTGCTAGGTTTGGATTTGATAAAGCCGATAG GAAACGCCTTTTTAATATGATAAATGATCTACCAACAATATTTGAGGTTGTGACAGGGACagtcaagaaacaagtgaaggagAAGTCATCAGTTTCAAATCACAGCAGCAACAAATCTAAATCGAACTCTAAG CGAGGTTCTGAATCTCAGGCCAAGTATTCAAAGACAATTCAGTCAAAGGAGGAGGACGAGGAAGGTTTGGAAGAGGAAGATGATGAGGAGCATGGAGAGACATTGTGCGGGGCTTGTGGAGAGAATTATGCAGCTGATGAGTTCTGGATTTGCTGTGATATCTGTGAGAAGTGGTTCCATGGGAAGTGTGTTAAGATCACCCCAGCAAGGGCTGAGCATATTAAGCAGTATAAATGCCCATCTTGCAGCAATAAGAGAGCCCGACCTTGA
- the LOC142610786 gene encoding uncharacterized protein LOC142610786 has translation MSLSATEDDSASEIHIPADIDWHMLDKSKFFFLGAALFSGVSAALYPIVVLKTRQQVSPTPISCFKMSFAIMRHEGLRGFYRGFGTSLTGTIPARALYMTALEVTKSNVGTATVRLGFSDTTATAIANAAAGLSSAMAAQLVWTPIDVVSQRLMVQGCDTSSKNMIPNVSNKYNNGIDACRKIVRADGLKGLYRGFGISILTYAPSNAVWWASYSVAHRLIWGGFGCYLGKKEDALVNGNGCNFRPDSRAMVAVQGLCAVMASGVSAIITMPLDTVKTRLQVLDGEENGRRRPLTVVQTVKNLVKEGGFRACYRGLAPRWASMSLSATTMITTYEFLKRMSTKRQEENRDLLRD, from the coding sequence ATGAGCTTGAGTGCAACCGAGGATGATTCGGCTTCAGAAATTCATATTCCAGCTGATATTGATTGGCATATGCTTGACAAATCAAAGTTTTTCTTTCTGGGTGCCGCTTTGTTTTCTGGTGTATCGGCTGCTCTTTATCCAATAGTCGTTTTGAAAACCCGGCAACAGGTTTCTCCCACTCCCATTTCTTGCTTTAAGATGTCCTTTGCCATTATGCGCCACGAGGGCTTAAGAGGCTTCTACAGAGGATTTGGTACCTCCTTGACGGGTACCATCCCAGCTCGAGCGCTTTACATGACTGCACTTGAGGTCACCAAGAGTAATGTTGGGACTGCCACTGTTCGATTAGGCTTCTCCGATACCACAGCCACGGCTATTGCTAATGCTGCTGCTGGATTGAGCTCTGCCATGGCTGCTCAATTGGTTTGGACCCCAATTGATGTTGTGAGCCAAAGACTAATGGTGCAGGGTTGTGACACTAGCAGCAAGAACATGATCCCCAATGTCTCAAACAAATATAACAATGGTATTGATGCGTGCAGGAAGATTGTGCGTGCAGATGGGCTAAAAGGATTGTATAGGGGATTTGGGATTTCCATACTGACTTATGCACCTTCCAATGCGGTTTGGTGGGCTTCTTACTCTGTGGCACATAGGCTAATTTGGGGTGGTTTTGGTTGCTACTTGGGTAAAAAGGAGGATGCTTTGGTCAATGGGAATGGGTGTAATTTTAGGCCGGATTCAAGAGCAATGGTGGCAGTGCAAGGGTTGTGTGCTGTTATGGCTAGTGGGGTTTCGGCTATAATTACTATGCCGCTTGATACGGTTAAGACAAGATTGCAGGTTTTGGATGGAGAGGAAAATGGGCGGAGAAGGCCACTTACAGTTGTGCAAACAGTTAAGAACTTGGTCAAGGAAGGTGGGTTTAGAGCTTGTTATAGGGGTTTGGCTCCAAGGTGGGCTTCAATGTCTTTGTCTGCAACAACTATGATCACTACCTATGAGTTTTTGAAACGGATGTCTACCAAGAGGCAAGAAGAGAACAGAGATTTACTTCGTGACTAG